A portion of the Poecilia reticulata strain Guanapo linkage group LG23, Guppy_female_1.0+MT, whole genome shotgun sequence genome contains these proteins:
- the LOC108165882 gene encoding N-acyl-phosphatidylethanolamine-hydrolyzing phospholipase D-like encodes MKGQHVDPEEAVQIHQDLQAKQSVAVHWGTFALAYEYYLEPPVRLREALEPESFFTLHHGESRHIATQDRDVFD; translated from the exons ATGAAGGGACAGCATGTGGATCCAGAAGAGGCTGTTCAGATTCATCAGGACCTTCAGGCCAAACAGTCTGTAGCCGTACACTGGGGGACCTTCGCTCTCGCCTATGAG TACTACCTGGAGCCGCCGGTCCGTCTCAGAGAGGCCCTGGAGCCAGAATCCTTCTTCACTTTGCATCACGGGGAGTCTCGGCACATCGCCACACAAGACAGAGACGTCTTCGACTGa